The Bacteroides ovatus genomic interval ATGTTCTGCTCTTTTGCGTAGTCGATGCATGACTGCAAATCCCATTGAGCCGGAATTTTCGTTTCTTTCAGCGTATCGACTTGCAGCGGAGAAACTTGGGCAGATATGCCGGACAGCATACCTGCTCCAAGAAATGTCATCACTGTCAATCTTCTTACATTTATCATATTCATACTTCTATTGATTTACTGTTAGCGAAGGTACGTACATATTATATATGCCGCAAAAACGATAGACGGATGACGTAATTTCGCCGTTAAATGTTTTTTTTCTGTCGATAGGCAGGTTTTTGAAGAAAAACACAACAAATCACACAACTTTTTTGACTAGTTGTTTGTTTTAATTATAAAAAATGTATATTTGTACTCATTACAAATTATAACGTCAACATATGAAGAATACACTGCTTACGATCTGGAACTTCTATTTGGAGGGCTTCCGTAGTATGACCTTGGGGCGTACCCTGTGGGTTATCATTCTGCTGAAATTATTCGTTATGTTCTTCATCCTTAAAATGTTCTTTTTCCCTGATTTCCTTCGTGACCATCCTACGGATGATGACAAGGGAACATACGTGGGAAACGAACTGATAGAACGTGCCATCCCCGGTAAATCTACTGATTTTTAACTCTTAAACTACATAGGATTATGATTGAAAGTATTGACACCTCGCTGATCGATTGGTCGAGAGCCCAATTTGCGATGACAGCCATGTACCACTGGATTTTTGTTCCTCTCACACTCGGACTGGCAGTGGTGATGGGAATCATGGAGACGCTGTATTATAAAACAGGCAATGAATTTTGGAAAAAGACTGCCCAGTTTTGGATGAAACTCTTCGGTATAAACTTTGCCATTGGTGTGGCAACCGGTTTGATTCTGGAGTTTGAGTTCGGTACGAACTGGAGCAATTATTCGTGGTTTGTAGGAGATATCTTCGGTGCTCCGTTGGCTATTGAAGGTATTTTGGCATTCTTTATGGAAGCCACATTTATCGCCGTCATGTTCTTTGGGTGGGGCAAAGTAAGTAAACGTTTCCATTTGACTTCTACCTGGCTCACAGGCTTGGGAGCTACGATTTCTGCCTGGTGGATTCTCGTTGCCAACGCATGGATGCAGCATCCGGTAGGCATGGAATTCAATCCTGATACAGTTCGTAATGAGATGGTAGATTTCTGGGCAGTGGCTACATCACCTGTAGCGGTCAATAAATTCTTCCATACGGTATTGTCCGGCTGGGTGCTGGGTGCTATTTTTGTAGTCGGCATCAGTTGTTGGTATCTGCTGAAGAAACGTAATCGTGAGTTTGCGCTTGCCAGCATCAAGATTGGGGCGATTTTCGGATTAGTAGCATCGTTGCTTTCTGTTTGGACAGGTGATGGTTCCGGTTATCAGATTGCCCAGACGCAACCGATGAAACTGGCTGCTGTGGAAGGTCTGTATGAAGGCGGCACTAATGTAGGTCTGGTTGGAATAGGAGTGTTGAACCCGGAAAAGAAGACTTACAACGATGGGAAAGATCCTTTCCTCTTCCGTTTTGAAATCCCCAGCATGCTTTCTTTCCTTGCAGAACGTAATGTAGACGGCTACGTTCCTGGTATTACAAATATCATCGAGGGTGGTTATCAACAGAAAGACGGATCGACAGCTCTTTCTGCTGCCGAGAAGATAGAACGTGGAAAAACGGCTATCGGTGCATTGGCTGCCTATCGTGCAGCAAAGAGTGCAGGACATGAGGAGGATGCTCAAATTGCATATAAAGTATTACAGGAAAATATTCCATATTTCGGTTACGGATATATCAAAGATGTGAACCAACTGGTTCCGAATGTTCCTCTGAACTTTTATGCGTTCCGTGTAATGGTAATCTTGGGCGGATACTTCATCCTGTTCTTTATTGTCGTTCTCTTCTTTATCTATAAGAAAGATTTAAGCCAGATGCGTTGGATGCACTGGATTGCTCTGCTGACAATTCCTTTGGGATACATCGCCGGACAAGCCGGATGGGTGGTTGCCGAATGTGGGCGTCAACCGTGGGCTATCCGTGATATGTTGCCGACAATGGCTGCCATCTCCAAACTGGATGTAAGCTCTGTACAAACGACTTTCTTTATCTTCCTGCTCCTGTTTACAGTGATGCTGATTGCAGGTGTCGGAATTATGGTAAAGGCTATCAAAAAAGGACCGGAGAATTGATAATTACCTATTACTTATTACTTAATATTTTAGCTATATGTATATATTTTTACAGCAATATTGGTGGCTTGTCGTTTCCTTGTTAGGAGCCATACTCGTGTTCTTATTGTTTGTACAAGGAGGTAATTCTTTGTTGTTCTGCTTGGGTAAAACCGAAGAACATCGTAAGATGATGGTGAATTCTACCGGACGTAAGTGGGAGTTTACGTTTACTACATTGGTTACATTTGGAGGAGCTTTCTTCGCTTCTTTCCCCTTGTTTTACAGTACCAGTTTCGGCGGTGCATATTGGCTTTGGATGATTATACTTTTCAGTTTTGTATTGCAGGCTGTCAGTTATGAGTTTCAGAGTAAAGCCGGAAATCTGTTAGGTAAAAAGACATACCGGACTTTTTTGGTGATTAATGGAGTGGTAGGTCCTGTGTTACTTGGTGGGGCAGTGGCTACTTTCTTTACCGGTTCTGATTTCTATATTAATAAGGCCAATATGACAGATACCATTATGCCGGTAATCAGTCATTGGGGAAATGGCTGGCACGGATTGGATGCACTGACCAACATTTGGAATGTTATTCTTGGATTGGCTGTATTCTTCCTTGCCCGTGTGTTGGGATCTCTCTATTTCATTAATAATATTGATGATAAAGAGCTGACTGATAAATGTCGTCGTGCAGTACGCAATAATACAGTCTTGTTCCTTGTATTCTTTTTGGCATTTGTCATTCGTACATTGGTATCTGATGGCTTTGCCGTTAATCCGGATACACAGGAAATTTATATGCAGCCATATAAGTATCTCACTAACTTTATCGAAATGCCGGTAGTGCTGGCTTTATTCCTGATTGGTGTGGTACTGGTTCTTTTCGGCATTGGAAAGACATTGCTTAAAAAGACGTTTGATAAAGGAATCTGGTTTACGGGAATCGGTACGGTACTGACTGTTTTATCTTTATTGCTGGTAGCAGGGTACAACAATACCGCTTATTATCCGTCATATACAGACCTGCAAAGCTCATTAACTTTAGCCAATAGCTGTTCCAGCGAATTTACACTAAAGACAATGGCCTATGTCTCTATTCTTGTTCCATTCGTAATTGCATATATTTTCTATGCTTGGCGTAGTATCGATCGTCACAAAATTACCGAGAAAGAAATGGATGAAGGAGGACACTCATATTGATACTTTGTCCACATAGAATTTCGAATTGAGATTCTTGTAGGAACAAATAAACTCCCCTTATTTAATTCTCTATGTCATGGTAGAGAAGTTAAATGAGGGGAGTTTTTATATATAAGCCTTTTCTATCTTTTCGGATATATCGCTTTTTATTTATTGACTATATTCTCCGGTTTTCCGGCAATGTAAGCCTGAAGGTTACTGATTGCAATATTCATCAGACGTTCACGAGCCTCGATGGTTGCCCAGGCAATGTGCGGAGTGATGTAGCAGTTCTTCGCAGTTAGTAATGGATTGTCGGCACAAGGCGGTTCAGTAGAAAGCACGTCTACTCCGGCTGCATAAATCTTGCCACTGTTCAAAGCGTCTGCAAGGTCTTGTTCGTTGATAAGCAGGCCGCGACCGGTGTTGATTAAAATAGCTGTCGGCTTCATCATACCCAGACGGCGTGCATTTACCATTTCGCGTGTCTCCGGAGTAAGCGGGCAGTGCAAACTGATAATATCACATTCGCTGAACAACTGATCTAAATCCATCTTCTTGATTTCCGGTGGCAACTGGAAGTGAGATTTGGAAGTCAATGCATACACTTGCATACCGAAACCGATGGCAACGCGCGCTGTGGTATATCCGGTATTTCCCAGTCCTACCAGACCGATTTTCTTTTCCCGCAGTTCCATCAACGGAGTATCCCAAAAACAGAAATCCTTGTTGTTAGCCCAACGACCTTTATGCACTTCTTCAGAATGGTGTTGCACTTGTT includes:
- a CDS encoding DUF4492 domain-containing protein is translated as MKNTLLTIWNFYLEGFRSMTLGRTLWVIILLKLFVMFFILKMFFFPDFLRDHPTDDDKGTYVGNELIERAIPGKSTDF
- a CDS encoding cytochrome ubiquinol oxidase subunit I — encoded protein: MIESIDTSLIDWSRAQFAMTAMYHWIFVPLTLGLAVVMGIMETLYYKTGNEFWKKTAQFWMKLFGINFAIGVATGLILEFEFGTNWSNYSWFVGDIFGAPLAIEGILAFFMEATFIAVMFFGWGKVSKRFHLTSTWLTGLGATISAWWILVANAWMQHPVGMEFNPDTVRNEMVDFWAVATSPVAVNKFFHTVLSGWVLGAIFVVGISCWYLLKKRNREFALASIKIGAIFGLVASLLSVWTGDGSGYQIAQTQPMKLAAVEGLYEGGTNVGLVGIGVLNPEKKTYNDGKDPFLFRFEIPSMLSFLAERNVDGYVPGITNIIEGGYQQKDGSTALSAAEKIERGKTAIGALAAYRAAKSAGHEEDAQIAYKVLQENIPYFGYGYIKDVNQLVPNVPLNFYAFRVMVILGGYFILFFIVVLFFIYKKDLSQMRWMHWIALLTIPLGYIAGQAGWVVAECGRQPWAIRDMLPTMAAISKLDVSSVQTTFFIFLLLFTVMLIAGVGIMVKAIKKGPEN
- the cydB gene encoding cytochrome d ubiquinol oxidase subunit II, producing MYIFLQQYWWLVVSLLGAILVFLLFVQGGNSLLFCLGKTEEHRKMMVNSTGRKWEFTFTTLVTFGGAFFASFPLFYSTSFGGAYWLWMIILFSFVLQAVSYEFQSKAGNLLGKKTYRTFLVINGVVGPVLLGGAVATFFTGSDFYINKANMTDTIMPVISHWGNGWHGLDALTNIWNVILGLAVFFLARVLGSLYFINNIDDKELTDKCRRAVRNNTVLFLVFFLAFVIRTLVSDGFAVNPDTQEIYMQPYKYLTNFIEMPVVLALFLIGVVLVLFGIGKTLLKKTFDKGIWFTGIGTVLTVLSLLLVAGYNNTAYYPSYTDLQSSLTLANSCSSEFTLKTMAYVSILVPFVIAYIFYAWRSIDRHKITEKEMDEGGHSY
- a CDS encoding D-2-hydroxyacid dehydrogenase; amino-acid sequence: MKIVVLDGYAANPGDLSWEGMKVLGECTIYDRTAPEEVLERAAGAEAILTNKVIINADHMAALPELKYIGVLATGYNVVDTAAAKERGIVVTNIPSYSTASVAQMVFAHILNITQQVQHHSEEVHKGRWANNKDFCFWDTPLMELREKKIGLVGLGNTGYTTARVAIGFGMQVYALTSKSHFQLPPEIKKMDLDQLFSECDIISLHCPLTPETREMVNARRLGMMKPTAILINTGRGLLINEQDLADALNSGKIYAAGVDVLSTEPPCADNPLLTAKNCYITPHIAWATIEARERLMNIAISNLQAYIAGKPENIVNK